ACGGCCGGGATCGGCGTGCCGGTGTCGTTTCCGGCGACCGCGCGGGCGATGGGTCGGTCCTTGTCCAGGTCCACGTCGAAGTACCGCGGAGTGACCGCGCCGCCACAACCCTGGTCCATGGCGTAGGCGTTGCCCTCGGCCGGTGCCGTACGGCCGACCACGCGCACGCGCAGCGCCTCCAGCACGACGGCCGTGTCGCTGCGCCCCTGCACCGACAGCCGCACGAGCGTCTCGCCGCCGTGCACCGCGCTCTGCGTCGCCGCCCAGGGCGCCGCGTCCTGCGGGGCGGGGGGCGGGGGGACCTGGCCCGGCGGCTTGGCGATGACGTAGTCGTGACCGCAGCCGAGCTCCCAGGCCTGGGAGTCGACGGACCAGGCGAGCGGCAGCCCGGCGGACTCCTCGCCGCGGGGCGCAACGGAGGTCGCACCGGGCGGCCGAGAGGTGCCCGGCTTCTCCTTGGGGGTGGCGGAGCCCGACGGCCGCTCGGAGGCGGGGGTGCCGCTCGGGCCGGGCGAGGCGCCCCGTCGCTCAGGCACACGGGCCTGCGCCCTGCCGGAGGGCGCCGGACCGGACGTGCTGGGACCGGCATCGGCCCGGGCCGGACCGTCGGCGGACGCCCGCCGCCCGTCGGGCAGCGCGGACAGGGCCCCGAGCGTCGCGAGCACGGCACAGACGCAGGCCAGCCCGGCCACCGGACGTCTACGGCGGTACCAGGCCCGGCGCGGCGGCGCGGGCACACCGGGCACAGGGTCCGCCTCGCCGACCGGACGGCCGCCGGCCGGATGGCCGCCGGCCGTCATCGCCGTCGTCGCCGGGGCGACGACCGGGCCGCCGTGGGTGTCCGGGGCGGCCAACGGGCCGCCGTCGCCCTTCGGTCCTGCCGTGTCC
This region of Streptomyces ambofaciens ATCC 23877 genomic DNA includes:
- a CDS encoding helix-turn-helix domain-containing protein yields the protein MSAQDDGSGVDEVATFAALLRALKERTDRSYGSLARRLGMNTSTLHRYCAGDAVPLDFAPVERFAALCGATAEQRLELHRRWLLAVAVRSRPRRAGAAGSAPKAAAATETETAVNAAADGPDTAVEGSTGPDTAGPKGDGGPLAAPDTHGGPVVAPATTAMTAGGHPAGGRPVGEADPVPGVPAPPRRAWYRRRRPVAGLACVCAVLATLGALSALPDGRRASADGPARADAGPSTSGPAPSGRAQARVPERRGASPGPSGTPASERPSGSATPKEKPGTSRPPGATSVAPRGEESAGLPLAWSVDSQAWELGCGHDYVIAKPPGQVPPPPAPQDAAPWAATQSAVHGGETLVRLSVQGRSDTAVVLEALRVRVVGRTAPAEGNAYAMDQGCGGAVTPRYFDVDLDKDRPIARAVAGNDTGTPIPAVRMPYRVSAKDPEVLLVTAKTSSCDCRWYLELDWSSQGRRGTVRIDDDGRPFRTSAIAGLPRYLYDTLERRWGPYS